Within Arthrobacter globiformis, the genomic segment AACCCTGATCCGGTCGTGGGATCGGTGAGGACATCGCAACTTTCGTAGCCGGGCTTCGCGCAGCGCCAAGAACCGGATGGCGGCCACGCCCACAAAAGAGCCGGGCCGCAGCAAGGTCATACTGATCCTGCCGGTCGGGGGGCGGCTCATGCGCAGGGTCGGCGGGCGTCGGGGTGAAGCGGCACCCAATTCCCGCGTTCGGCTATATGCAGTAAGGAGGAGAGCCCTGCTTCATAGAAGGCGCGTTCAATGTCAGCACGGCCCTCAGAGAAATGTGCCCACCCGTCATAGTGAGCAGGGACCACGATTTTCGCGCCGAGAACAGCTGCCGCAGCGGCTGCCCCCTTACTGTCCAGGGATAGGGGCCGGCCATCGAACTTTGCAGGGACCCGAGCGGCGCCCGCGAACAGTACGGCGACATCAATACCATCAATAACGCGCGAGATCTGGGCAACTGTCCTTATTGAAGCGTTGTCGCCGCTTATGTAGATCGTGGGTAGTCCCTGACCCGACACCACAAATCCGATGGTTTCGCAATTGATATGGCCGTCGACATCACGCTCACCGTCTTCAGGTCCGTGGACTGCAGGGACTGCCATTATGGTCAGCCCGCCGAGTCCGTCTCCGCGAGGAAGGGTGCGGCTGGACCAGGGCGAGAGGCCGACCGCTGGCGGCCCAAGCCTCTGTGCGCTCAGGGCGCCGGACAGAATGAGGGGCGCCTTCAGTGCAAAAGCCCGGCCTCGGATGTCGAGATTGTCCGGATGCGCATCGTGGCTGATCAGTACGAGATCAACGGGCCCCAGGTCGGTTTCACTTGCAGCAGGTTCCGTTGTTTTGAAGAGGTATCCATGGGAACCGGCTTCGTCGAATGTCGGGTCAGCGAGGATTCGCAGGCCTCCGACGTCGATGAGTGTTGTGGGGCCACCGAGAACTGTTGCTGCACAGTCCCGCCTGGTGCTCATTATGTTAGCCATGTGACCAGCCCGTCCGGTGCATGAGAACGCTGAAGTGGAGATGCGAGTATAAGCAGTTCCATAGGGGGACTGCACCAAACCGTTGAGTTCGTTGTCCATGAACGGGGCGGCACCGGCACCCGCATGAACTCCGTGCCGCCGGGCCAGGGTGACAGGACGGCGGTCCTGTCGCCCGGCATGGACTGGCTAGAGCGCTGCGTGTTTTTCCCTGCCGAGCAGGTTCATGCTGTTCTGCCACAGCTGATCAAGTTGTCCCGGATCGTTGAACAGCTTCGCAAAAAGTACCAGGCCCTCGATCTGGGCGACGATGGATTTTGCTGCCGCACGCGGATCCGTCAACCTCAGCTCTCCGCTGGCTACGCCGTCCCGGATCACCGTTTCCACGATGTCTATTTGCTCGTGGAAGATTTCCTGAAGACGGGTGCGGGTCGGATCGTCGTGAGAGCTGATTTCAAGGGCAAGGTTGCCGAAGAGGCAACCTGTCACGGCTCCCGTTCCCTCCAATGCCTGACTCTGTATGTCAGCGGTGGTGAAGAAGAGACTCCGGAGGCGTTCGGCAACCGTGCCCGGTCCGCCCAGGATGCGGGCCCATTCGCCACGCTGCCAGTTCCAGTGCTCGTTGATAACTTCTATCGCAAGGGCCTGCTTCGATGCGAAAAAATAATAGAAGCTTCCCTTCGGCACGCCTGCCGCCGCACAGATTTCGGCGACGCCGATGGAGCTGTACGCCCTTTGCCTGAAGAGTTCGGCCCCGGCGTCGAGAATGCGCTGTCTTGCGTCTGATTTACGTCCCATGCTTGCAATTATACGACCGGTCATCTATAACTGGTAGTGGCTGCAATAGTAGACCGACCATCTAGTAAGGATTTTGCAATGGAAACTCGTAAAGTCGCCGTCGTTACAGGGGCCTCGCAGGGGATCGGAGCGGGACTCGTTTCTGCCTTCCGTGGCATCGGCTACTCTGTAGTCGCCAATTCACGATCGATCGGAGAGTCCGATGATTCTGGTGTCGTCACTGTTGCCGGTGACATTTCCGACCCGGCAGTGGCCGAGGTGGTGATCGCCACCGCCGTTGAGACGTTCGGCCGCCTCGACACGCTCGTGAACAACGCTGGCATCTTCATCTCCAAGCCGTTCACCGAGTACACACGGGAGGACTACGACCACGTTCTCCAGGTGAACCTTGGTGGTTTCTTTCACGTCACGCAGCAGGCAATCGCGCAGATGGTCGAGCAGGGAACGGGTCATGTGGTGAACGTAACCACCACGCTCGTTGAATACGCCAACTCCAGCCTTCCGTCAGCTCTAGCCTCGCTGACCAAGGGAGGACTGTCCTCGGTAACGAAATCCCTCGCCGTCGAATACGCCGGCCGTGGAGTCCGAGTGAACGCGGTTTCTCCTGGAGTCATTGGAACTCCCATGCACCCGGAAGAGACGCGGGCAACGCTGGCCGCCCTGCACCCGGTGGGACGCTTGGGGACGATTGACGATGTCACCCGCGGGGTCCTTTACCTCGAGCATGCGCCCTTCGTGACCGGCGAGTTCCTGCACGTCGACGGCGGACAGAGCGCCGGCAACTGAGCGCGAGCTGGCGGGTCAGACCTTGCTGGCTGCCCCGTCTTCGCCAAAGCGAAAAGGAAGATGATCACTATGAACAGCATTGCGCAACTTGCCACTCTGACTGAAGTTCTGGGGGAGTGGGCAGACGGAATTCGAAGACACCAACCAGAACGGGTTGCCTCCTACTTCACCCAGGATGCACTGTTCCAAGGTTTCGACAAGAAGCACACGATCGGCAGGCCTGGCATCGTCAGGTATTACGACAAGCAGCCCGTGGGCGTCCGTCCCCAGTTCCAGATTATGGAACACCGGCAGCTCGCGGATGATGCTCTCATCGCTTATGTCGATGTCGACTTCATTCGTCCTGAGGGCATTACCGTTCCGGTACACCTAACGGTTGTCCTGCAGCAGGTTGAGGATTTGTGGCTGATACGCCATTACCACGTTTCGAAAATTGACTAGCAACTGCCGCCTGGTCGCAGAGGGCAGCAATACCCCCGCTTGTGTTCTGGCGATCGAGCGGACCCTCCGGTACTCCTTCGAGAAGCTCGTTGCCGGATACGTGGCCCGTTATGGCACCGACGGCGACGGCGGTGTTCTGGGCCTACCTCGATACGCCGGCTCAGGTCGACCTCAACGATCGAGTACAACGGCCAGTTGCCGTCGAACGTCCTGCATTACTTCCTCCAGGCTCAGGGGGGCGTTCGCGCTGGCCGCCATGCTGAAAAAGATCACGGCGGATATGATTCGCGCCACCGCCGCGGCGTCGTCTTCTCCGTACCGTTTGTCCCGGCGAACCACGGTAGCGAGGATTTCCTCTGTCTTCGCGACTACGGCCAGAGCCTCGCCGTGGCGCGGCTCCTTTGGATCTCCAAAGACCATCTCGCGCAGGTACGTGCGGCCGTTCTCGATGTGGGTGCGGTTGCACTCCACGATCGGGCGGACGATAGCCAGAACCGCGTCCAACACACCCGGAACCGTCTCGGCATCTACCCGGCCACGCTCCAGCGCCGCCACGTACCCGGCGTTCTGCACCAGCAGCAGGAGTTCACCCTTGGTCTTGGCATAGAGAAACAGGGTCCCCGTGCCGATGTCGGCTTTATCAGCGATCTGCTGGGTAGTGACCTCGTCCACGCCATGCTCGGCGAACAACTCGCTGGCCGCGGCGGTGATACGGGCCAGCTTCTGCTGCTTGTTCCGCTCGCGTCGGCCCACTGACTGGGCGACAGGCATAACAGGTCCTCCAGGAATAATTACCGAGTGTACTCAGTTATGAGTGTAGTCGCTATTACCGGGACTACAAACGCAAGGATCATTCAGATCCGGAAAAACAGCCCTCTCGGGGCTCCGGCCGGAACCCGTCCGGTCGAATCGCACCACCCACCGCCCCAACCCAGTAAGGAATTGAAATGGAATACAAGCTCGAACTCATTGTTCTGCCCGTAGCCGACGTGGAGCGCGCCAAGGCGTTCTACGACAAGCTTGACTGGCGGCTCGACGTCGACATCCAGGGTGAGGGCGGCTTCCGGGCTGTGCACTACACCCCGACTGGATCCCCGGCATCCATCATTATCAGCAACGGCCTCACCGACGCCGCCCCGGGCTCCACGCGGGGCACCTATTTGGTCGTTGACGACGTTGAAGCGGCCCGCGCCGACATCGCCGGCCGTGGTATCGAGATCACGGAAGTTTTCCACGAGGCAGAGGGCGGCATCCCCAGCGTCAAGACCGAGGGACGCACTCCCGGCCTGGCTCCGGAGCGCGCCAGCTACTTCTCCTTTGCGATTTTCAACGATCCCGAGGGCAATGAGTTCATCCTCCAGGAAATCACCACGCGCTTCCCCGGGCGCGTCTAACCACCAGGGCCGGTCCGGGACAGGTTCCGGTTCCTAGACCCGGCACCATCCGGTCCGGATCATCCCGGCGCAATTCGTGCCACGTAAGGCGCCGGGGAACTGGTCAAGGTGCTGCGGACCTTCCCGGCTCCCACCTTCACGCCCAGTAGCGCTCCCCGGCCAGCCCGCGCTGCGGAGCCCATCACCAGGCCCGGTGGTGGGCTCCGCTGGTGCCGGTTTTCCGAATGTCAAGGACTGCTCAGTCCCGCAGCACTGGGTCTTCCCTTGGAGCCACTTGGTGTGAAGGAACCCAGCGTTTCCTTGACGGTCCGTCCTGCCCGGATGGGTTCTCTATGCCGTCCAGATGTTGCTTCTTCTACAGACGACTGCTGCGCCATCGTCCGCCGAGGTGGCCACGAAAGTCTAGGCGGAATCGTCCGTCCGAGAATCCGCACGCGCCTCCCCGAAACGAAGCGGGGAACGCGCTCAGGGGCAGCTGCCCTTTTCGTCTGTCCGAATCCTGATATTGGCTGAATCACTCCCAGCAAAACCGAACGGAAACCCACTATGTCCTCAAACTCGAGCATCATCACCGCTAACACGTTGACCATCCAGGCGGAAAACGACGTAACCTACGCCTACCGCATCCTCGGGGCCTCCAGGGGAGAGGTTCCTCTCGTTCTCCTCCAGCACTTCCGGGGAAACTTAGACAACTGGGATCCCGCGCTTGTAGACGCCCTCGCCCATGAGCGCGAAGTGATTATGTTCGATAACACTGGTGTCGCCTCCAGTTCCGGAACAACACCGGACACCGTTGAGAAAATGGCCGACGACGCCGCAGCATTCCTCAACGCCTTGGGTCTTGGGAAGGTGGACCTCTTCGGGTTCTCACTCGGTGGTTTCGTTGCCCAGCATCTCGCCCTTACCTACCCTGGACTCGTGCGCCGGCTCGTCCTGGCCGGCACCGGCCCCAAGGGCGCCCCCGGAATGGCCCGCTGGTCAGAGGACGTCGTGGCCCATCTCGTCACCCCGGAAGCCCCAGGCGCCGAGGACATCCTCGCAGTATTCTACGCACCAACCGTCGAGAGCCAGAGGGCGGGAGGGGCCGCCCTGGGGCGGATCTTCACCCGAAGCGAAGGCCGCGACATCGGCGTCAGTACCGAGACGAAGGACAGCCAGTACCATGGTGCGGTACTGGCCTGGGGCCAGCTGGACTGGGACGCGGTACACACTCTGACAAGCATTCGGCAGCCGACGCTGATCCTGCAAGGTGACAACGACCTGATGATCCCCACCGCCGCAAGTTACTTGATGGCAGGGCTTCTCCCGGACGCTCGAATCCGGATATTCCCCAACGCTTCCCAC encodes:
- a CDS encoding TetR/AcrR family transcriptional regulator, whose translation is MGRKSDARQRILDAGAELFRQRAYSSIGVAEICAAAGVPKGSFYYFFASKQALAIEVINEHWNWQRGEWARILGGPGTVAERLRSLFFTTADIQSQALEGTGAVTGCLFGNLALEISSHDDPTRTRLQEIFHEQIDIVETVIRDGVASGELRLTDPRAAAKSIVAQIEGLVLFAKLFNDPGQLDQLWQNSMNLLGREKHAAL
- a CDS encoding alpha/beta fold hydrolase gives rise to the protein MSSNSSIITANTLTIQAENDVTYAYRILGASRGEVPLVLLQHFRGNLDNWDPALVDALAHEREVIMFDNTGVASSSGTTPDTVEKMADDAAAFLNALGLGKVDLFGFSLGGFVAQHLALTYPGLVRRLVLAGTGPKGAPGMARWSEDVVAHLVTPEAPGAEDILAVFYAPTVESQRAGGAALGRIFTRSEGRDIGVSTETKDSQYHGAVLAWGQLDWDAVHTLTSIRQPTLILQGDNDLMIPTAASYLMAGLLPDARIRIFPNASHGSIFQYAPEAAAETLSFLAA
- a CDS encoding SDR family NAD(P)-dependent oxidoreductase, which produces METRKVAVVTGASQGIGAGLVSAFRGIGYSVVANSRSIGESDDSGVVTVAGDISDPAVAEVVIATAVETFGRLDTLVNNAGIFISKPFTEYTREDYDHVLQVNLGGFFHVTQQAIAQMVEQGTGHVVNVTTTLVEYANSSLPSALASLTKGGLSSVTKSLAVEYAGRGVRVNAVSPGVIGTPMHPEETRATLAALHPVGRLGTIDDVTRGVLYLEHAPFVTGEFLHVDGGQSAGN
- a CDS encoding SgcJ/EcaC family oxidoreductase; translated protein: MNSIAQLATLTEVLGEWADGIRRHQPERVASYFTQDALFQGFDKKHTIGRPGIVRYYDKQPVGVRPQFQIMEHRQLADDALIAYVDVDFIRPEGITVPVHLTVVLQQVEDLWLIRHYHVSKID
- a CDS encoding VOC family protein is translated as MEYKLELIVLPVADVERAKAFYDKLDWRLDVDIQGEGGFRAVHYTPTGSPASIIISNGLTDAAPGSTRGTYLVVDDVEAARADIAGRGIEITEVFHEAEGGIPSVKTEGRTPGLAPERASYFSFAIFNDPEGNEFILQEITTRFPGRV
- a CDS encoding TetR/AcrR family transcriptional regulator, producing MPVAQSVGRRERNKQQKLARITAAASELFAEHGVDEVTTQQIADKADIGTGTLFLYAKTKGELLLLVQNAGYVAALERGRVDAETVPGVLDAVLAIVRPIVECNRTHIENGRTYLREMVFGDPKEPRHGEALAVVAKTEEILATVVRRDKRYGEDDAAAVARIISAVIFFSMAASANAPLSLEEVMQDVRRQLAVVLDR
- a CDS encoding MBL fold metallo-hydrolase, whose translation is MDNELNGLVQSPYGTAYTRISTSAFSCTGRAGHMANIMSTRRDCAATVLGGPTTLIDVGGLRILADPTFDEAGSHGYLFKTTEPAASETDLGPVDLVLISHDAHPDNLDIRGRAFALKAPLILSGALSAQRLGPPAVGLSPWSSRTLPRGDGLGGLTIMAVPAVHGPEDGERDVDGHINCETIGFVVSGQGLPTIYISGDNASIRTVAQISRVIDGIDVAVLFAGAARVPAKFDGRPLSLDSKGAAAAAAVLGAKIVVPAHYDGWAHFSEGRADIERAFYEAGLSSLLHIAERGNWVPLHPDARRPCA